The proteins below come from a single Chryseobacterium bernardetii genomic window:
- a CDS encoding PfkB family carbohydrate kinase: MKLLVVGSVAFDAIETPFGKTDKILGGAATYIGITSSILGVKSGIVSVVGGDFPQEHLDMFTDRDVNIEGIEIVKEGKTFFWSGKYHNDLNTRDTLATEVNVLENFDPKIPDSMQDAEILLLGNLHPGVQLSVLEKMNNRPKLVILDTMNFWMDCALDVLMDMIAKTDVITINDEEARQLSGEYSLVKAAKKIHTMGPEYVIIKKGEHGALLFHDNKVFAIPALPLEDVFDPTGAGDTFAGGFAAYLAKKGKIDFDTMKSALIVGSAMASFTVEKFGTERIQEVQESDMFSRLRQFKELTTFDVELQ, translated from the coding sequence ATGAAACTTTTAGTTGTAGGAAGTGTTGCATTTGATGCAATTGAAACACCATTTGGTAAAACGGACAAAATTTTAGGCGGAGCTGCTACTTATATTGGGATCACTTCATCTATTTTAGGCGTTAAATCCGGTATTGTTTCTGTAGTAGGAGGAGACTTTCCACAGGAACACCTTGATATGTTTACAGACAGAGATGTCAATATCGAAGGAATTGAAATCGTAAAAGAAGGAAAAACATTCTTCTGGTCAGGAAAATATCATAATGATTTGAATACCAGAGATACTTTGGCTACAGAAGTAAACGTATTGGAGAATTTCGATCCTAAAATTCCTGATTCAATGCAGGATGCCGAAATTTTATTACTTGGAAACCTACACCCTGGAGTTCAGTTATCCGTATTGGAGAAAATGAACAACCGCCCTAAGCTTGTTATCCTGGATACCATGAATTTCTGGATGGATTGCGCATTGGATGTTCTGATGGATATGATTGCTAAAACAGATGTAATCACCATTAATGATGAGGAAGCAAGACAACTTTCAGGAGAATATTCTTTAGTGAAAGCAGCTAAAAAGATCCACACAATGGGTCCTGAATATGTAATCATCAAGAAAGGAGAGCATGGAGCTTTACTTTTCCACGATAATAAAGTATTTGCAATCCCTGCACTTCCGTTAGAAGATGTTTTTGATCCAACAGGAGCCGGAGATACTTTCGCCGGAGGTTTTGCCGCTTACCTTGCTAAAAAAGGAAAAATTGATTTCGATACCATGAAGTCTGCATTAATCGTAGGATCTGCAATGGCTTCATTCACTGTAGAGAAATTCGGAACAGAAAGAATCCAGGAAGTACAGGAATCTGATATGTTCAGCAGATTGAGACAATTTAAGGAATTGACGACATTTGATGTTGAACTGCAGTAA
- a CDS encoding HD domain-containing protein, with translation MMSLRNQFEQLCLLFNKDMGLINTLWREIEAKYTERGRHYHNLLHLENMFKELDSVKSDIADFTAISFSVFYHDIIYNASSKSNEENSALKAVERLPEIGLQQNTIISVSNQILATKFHQKSEDGDTNYLLDADLSILGKDLDTYLAYTKMIRKEYSIYPDFLYKPGRKKVLKHFLDLENIFKTDYFKEKYEIQARSNIAAEIQLL, from the coding sequence ATGATGAGTCTGAGAAATCAATTTGAGCAGCTCTGTTTACTTTTCAATAAAGATATGGGCTTAATCAATACCCTATGGAGAGAGATTGAAGCAAAATATACTGAAAGAGGCAGACATTATCACAATCTTCTTCATCTTGAAAACATGTTCAAAGAATTAGATTCCGTAAAAAGTGATATTGCTGATTTTACCGCAATTTCTTTTTCTGTTTTCTATCATGATATTATTTATAATGCGAGCTCTAAATCCAATGAGGAAAACAGTGCTTTAAAGGCTGTGGAAAGGCTGCCTGAAATTGGTTTACAGCAAAATACCATAATCTCTGTTTCTAACCAGATTCTGGCTACCAAATTTCATCAGAAATCAGAAGATGGGGATACCAATTATCTTTTGGATGCCGATCTTTCAATTCTGGGAAAGGATCTTGATACCTATCTGGCCTATACCAAAATGATCAGAAAAGAATATTCCATCTATCCTGACTTTCTTTATAAACCAGGCAGAAAAAAGGTGCTTAAACATTTTCTGGACCTTGAAAACATCTTTAAAACAGATTATTTTAAAGAGAAGTATGAAATACAGGCAAGATCAAACATTGCGGCTGAAATTCAGTTATTATAA
- a CDS encoding NAD(P)H-dependent flavin oxidoreductase, whose translation MSNFIDFNSAKKLHNMQASQNRISELFNIKYPIIQAGMIWHSGWRLASAVSNCGGLGLIGAGSMYPDILRENIQKCKLATDKPFGVNVPMLYPNIEEIIQIILEEGVKIVFTSAGNPKTYTEILQKEGLKVAHVVSSTKFAVKCEDAGVDAVVAEGFEAGGHNGRDETTTFCLIPNVKKHISKPLIAAGGIALGSQMKAAMILGADGVQIGSRFAATTEASAHENWKKKITELQEGDTHLTLKELAPVRMVKNKFFNELEEIYQSGRNKEALIASLGRARAKKGMFEGDMEDGELEIGQVSALIDDILPVETVFNHLLKEFEETKMPSF comes from the coding sequence ATGAGCAATTTTATAGATTTCAATTCGGCAAAAAAATTACACAATATGCAGGCCAGCCAAAATAGAATTTCAGAACTTTTTAATATTAAATATCCGATTATCCAGGCAGGGATGATCTGGCATTCCGGATGGAGACTGGCATCAGCCGTTTCTAATTGTGGGGGATTAGGTTTAATAGGTGCGGGAAGTATGTACCCTGATATCCTTAGGGAGAATATTCAGAAGTGTAAGCTGGCTACCGATAAACCTTTTGGGGTGAATGTTCCTATGTTGTATCCCAACATTGAGGAAATCATTCAGATTATACTGGAAGAAGGAGTTAAAATCGTATTCACTTCAGCCGGGAATCCTAAAACTTATACAGAAATCTTACAGAAAGAAGGCTTGAAAGTAGCTCACGTAGTTTCCTCTACAAAATTTGCTGTAAAATGTGAAGATGCAGGAGTAGATGCGGTGGTGGCAGAAGGCTTTGAAGCCGGTGGCCATAACGGAAGAGATGAAACTACAACATTCTGCCTTATTCCAAATGTTAAGAAACATATTTCAAAACCGTTAATTGCAGCTGGAGGAATTGCTTTAGGTTCGCAGATGAAAGCGGCTATGATCCTTGGAGCTGACGGAGTACAGATCGGGTCCCGTTTTGCAGCAACTACAGAAGCAAGTGCTCATGAAAACTGGAAAAAGAAGATTACAGAGCTGCAGGAAGGAGATACTCATCTTACCCTGAAAGAACTGGCTCCCGTAAGGATGGTTAAAAATAAATTCTTTAATGAACTGGAAGAGATCTACCAGTCCGGAAGGAACAAAGAAGCTCTTATTGCATCATTAGGAAGGGCCAGAGCAAAAAAAGGAATGTTTGAAGGGGATATGGAAGACGGTGAACTGGAAATAGGACAGGTTTCAGCACTTATTGATGATATCCTTCCGGTTGAAACAGTATTTAATCATTTACTGAAAGAATTTGAAGAAACAAAAATGCCTTCTTTTTAA
- a CDS encoding alpha/beta fold hydrolase: MEGRIIDVKGKQLYTEYYSSFEGNPTIVFLHDSLGSVQLWRDFPVRLSEAAKCNILVYDRLGYGKSNPMPTHVRPVNYMELEADLLNDLLLELNIDNAVLFGHSDGGTIALITAAKYPERVVSVICEAGHIFVEDVTLKGVYDAWEAYKTTSLPERLQKYHGDKVDTLFKAWTETWTRDDYRSWNIEYLLKDITCPLLFIQGEKDEYGTLDQVEKTVTQVSGSAERYIIPDVGHTPHKEVPELVLQKAVGFIRNNF; this comes from the coding sequence ATGGAGGGAAGAATTATTGATGTAAAGGGAAAACAACTATACACAGAATACTACAGCTCATTTGAAGGTAATCCAACTATTGTCTTCCTGCATGATTCTCTGGGATCGGTACAGCTTTGGAGAGATTTCCCGGTCAGGCTTTCAGAAGCTGCAAAGTGCAATATTCTTGTATATGACCGTTTAGGATATGGGAAATCTAATCCTATGCCTACTCATGTAAGACCTGTGAACTATATGGAGCTGGAAGCAGATTTATTGAATGATTTGCTGTTGGAACTCAATATAGACAATGCTGTTCTGTTCGGCCATAGTGATGGTGGTACCATTGCTTTAATCACCGCAGCAAAATACCCGGAAAGAGTAGTATCAGTCATTTGCGAAGCAGGACATATCTTTGTGGAAGATGTTACTTTAAAAGGTGTTTATGATGCCTGGGAGGCTTATAAAACCACTAGTCTGCCTGAAAGACTTCAGAAATACCATGGCGATAAAGTTGATACATTATTCAAAGCATGGACAGAAACCTGGACACGCGATGATTACAGATCGTGGAATATAGAATATCTTTTGAAGGATATTACCTGTCCGCTTTTGTTTATTCAGGGAGAAAAAGATGAGTATGGTACTTTGGATCAGGTGGAGAAAACCGTTACCCAGGTTAGCGGCAGCGCAGAGAGATATATTATTCCGGATGTAGGGCATACACCCCATAAAGAAGTTCCGGAGTTGGTATTGCAAAAAGCAGTAGGATTTATCAGGAATAATTTTTAA
- a CDS encoding rhodanese-like domain-containing protein gives MSLIEVIQSGNYELIDVREPMELEMDGNIDGAKNIPLGEVEERQDEILSIEKPVILFCRSGNRSGKALEYLNTQGLKDGYNGGGWAELKAVLEANRGTF, from the coding sequence ATGTCTTTAATAGAAGTAATACAATCTGGAAACTATGAACTGATCGACGTTCGTGAGCCTATGGAGCTTGAAATGGACGGAAATATAGATGGTGCCAAAAATATTCCACTGGGTGAAGTAGAAGAAAGACAGGATGAAATCCTTTCTATCGAAAAACCGGTGATCTTGTTCTGCAGAAGCGGAAACAGAAGTGGAAAAGCATTGGAATATCTTAACACTCAAGGATTAAAGGACGGTTACAACGGCGGAGGCTGGGCTGAACTGAAAGCTGTTCTTGAAGCAAACAGAGGAACTTTTTAA
- a CDS encoding TIGR02117 family protein yields the protein MKTILILILKIVGIILGIVIVYILLGLLIPFIPVSAKDDGEQKDIPVYIYTNGVHTDIVMPVKNDLKDWSLMIPFANTKSKKTDYQYIGIGWGDKGFYLDTPTWADLKFSTAVKAAFWLSDSAMHCTYYYEMKEGEDCKMIMISRSQYENLIKFVEDKFDRDPNGKFILIPTNAVYGDNDAFYDAKGTYSFLYTCNTWTNNALKAAGQKAALWTPSDFGIFQHYK from the coding sequence GTGAAAACTATATTAATATTGATTCTGAAAATTGTAGGTATTATTTTAGGAATTGTAATTGTTTATATTCTCCTCGGATTACTGATCCCTTTCATTCCGGTTTCTGCCAAAGATGATGGTGAACAGAAAGATATTCCTGTTTATATTTATACCAACGGCGTGCATACGGATATTGTAATGCCAGTAAAGAACGATCTCAAAGACTGGAGTCTTATGATTCCTTTTGCAAACACAAAATCCAAGAAAACAGATTATCAATATATCGGAATAGGATGGGGAGACAAAGGCTTTTACCTCGATACTCCAACCTGGGCAGACCTGAAGTTTTCAACAGCTGTAAAAGCCGCATTTTGGCTAAGTGATTCGGCTATGCACTGCACTTATTATTATGAGATGAAAGAAGGGGAAGACTGTAAAATGATCATGATCAGCAGAAGCCAGTATGAGAATCTAATCAAATTTGTAGAAGATAAGTTTGACAGAGACCCGAACGGGAAGTTCATATTAATTCCTACCAATGCTGTGTATGGAGATAATGATGCATTTTATGATGCCAAAGGAACCTATAGCTTTCTTTATACCTGTAACACTTGGACAAATAATGCACTGAAAGCTGCAGGACAGAAAGCTGCTCTTTGGACACCGTCAGACTTTGGAATTTTCCAGCATTATAAATAG
- the mutY gene encoding A/G-specific adenine glycosylase, protein MEKNSTATEFLHIGNRLLEWYRNNARDLPFRQTKDPYKIWICEIVFQQTRINQGLNHYNNFIKRFPDVKTLAEAEENEVLLYWKGLGYYSRAINIHKAAQQIMNDYDGVFPNQYEEILKLKGIGKYTAAAISSICFGGKIPAVDGNFYRVLSRFFADDFDISNSKAFIYFSELATLVMPDNVGDFNQAMMDIGSEICKPKNPLCGECPINEGCLAFSLQKTSDYPVKTKKIKAEDLALTYYFVHRSGEFLIRQRTDDFIWKKLFEFPTAISNDMEPFITGSKIISHKLTHKNLSIEIVNVEVTSEDIWNRFIAENQYQITDVEGSHEKSFPKPLENYIQNSLKD, encoded by the coding sequence TTGGAAAAGAATAGTACAGCCACAGAATTTCTTCATATAGGAAACAGGCTTTTGGAATGGTATCGGAATAATGCAAGAGATCTGCCTTTCAGACAGACAAAGGATCCTTATAAAATCTGGATCTGCGAAATCGTATTTCAGCAGACAAGAATCAATCAGGGGCTTAATCACTATAATAATTTCATTAAAAGATTTCCGGATGTAAAAACTTTGGCCGAAGCTGAGGAAAATGAAGTGTTGCTGTATTGGAAAGGGTTAGGCTATTATTCAAGAGCCATCAATATTCATAAGGCTGCCCAGCAGATCATGAATGATTATGATGGTGTATTTCCCAATCAGTATGAAGAAATTTTAAAGCTGAAAGGCATTGGGAAGTATACTGCAGCCGCTATTTCAAGTATCTGTTTTGGTGGAAAAATTCCGGCGGTAGACGGAAACTTTTATCGTGTTCTCAGCCGTTTCTTTGCAGATGATTTTGATATTTCAAATTCAAAAGCATTTATTTATTTCTCAGAACTGGCAACCTTGGTCATGCCGGATAATGTTGGAGATTTTAATCAGGCAATGATGGACATCGGTTCAGAGATTTGCAAACCTAAAAATCCTTTGTGCGGTGAATGTCCTATCAATGAAGGCTGTCTGGCTTTTTCCCTTCAGAAGACCTCTGATTATCCTGTTAAAACAAAAAAAATAAAAGCAGAAGATCTTGCTTTAACCTATTATTTTGTTCACAGAAGCGGAGAATTCCTGATCCGTCAGCGAACAGATGATTTTATCTGGAAAAAACTGTTTGAATTTCCTACAGCTATTTCTAATGATATGGAGCCTTTTATTACAGGTTCAAAAATAATTTCCCATAAACTCACACACAAGAATTTAAGCATTGAAATAGTGAATGTTGAGGTAACTTCAGAAGATATCTGGAATCGTTTTATAGCTGAAAATCAATACCAGATTACGGATGTTGAAGGCTCTCATGAAAAATCATTTCCAAAGCCTCTGGAAAATTACATTCAAAACTCATTGAAAGACTGA
- the queG gene encoding tRNA epoxyqueuosine(34) reductase QueG yields the protein MNAGAEKYSELIKSKAKSFGFQNCGISKADFLEEDAPHLEKWLKNNFNGEMKYMENHFDKRLDPRLLVEGSKSVISLSYNYFPEEKISVLENFKISKYAYAEDYHEVIKEILREMVAELQEEIGEFGFRVFVDSAPVLERSWARKSGIGWVGKNANLITKQNGSFYFLAEIICDLELIVDHETTDHCGTCRKCIDACPTDAIVSEKIIDGSRCISYATIELKNEIPDHFKNKMEDWMFGCDICQDVCPWNRFAAPHKQSRFKPNEALKNFKKGEWKELTQEIFSEIFRKSPVKRTKFAGLKRNIEFLDRSSD from the coding sequence ATGAATGCTGGTGCTGAAAAATATTCCGAACTGATAAAATCCAAGGCTAAAAGCTTTGGCTTCCAGAATTGTGGCATATCTAAAGCAGATTTTTTAGAGGAAGATGCTCCACACCTTGAAAAATGGTTGAAAAACAATTTTAACGGGGAAATGAAATATATGGAGAATCATTTCGATAAAAGACTTGATCCTAGATTACTGGTAGAAGGCTCTAAATCTGTAATTTCACTTTCTTACAATTATTTTCCTGAAGAAAAAATCTCTGTTCTGGAGAATTTTAAAATCTCAAAATATGCTTATGCTGAGGATTACCATGAAGTTATCAAGGAAATCCTTCGTGAAATGGTTGCTGAACTGCAGGAAGAAATAGGAGAGTTCGGGTTCAGGGTTTTTGTAGATTCTGCACCGGTGCTGGAGAGAAGCTGGGCAAGAAAATCAGGAATCGGCTGGGTGGGGAAAAATGCAAATCTGATTACCAAACAGAACGGATCCTTCTATTTCTTAGCCGAAATTATCTGTGACCTTGAGCTTATTGTCGATCATGAAACAACAGATCACTGTGGTACCTGCAGAAAATGCATTGATGCGTGCCCCACAGATGCTATTGTTTCTGAAAAGATCATTGATGGAAGCCGTTGTATCTCTTACGCTACTATAGAATTGAAAAACGAAATTCCGGATCATTTCAAAAATAAAATGGAAGACTGGATGTTTGGCTGTGATATCTGCCAGGATGTATGTCCCTGGAACCGTTTTGCGGCTCCTCATAAGCAAAGCAGATTTAAACCCAATGAAGCCCTGAAAAATTTCAAAAAAGGAGAATGGAAAGAACTTACCCAGGAAATTTTCTCCGAGATCTTCAGAAAATCACCCGTGAAAAGAACCAAATTTGCAGGTTTAAAGAGAAATATTGAATTTTTAGATCGGTCTTCAGACTGA
- the gldD gene encoding gliding motility lipoprotein GldD translates to MIKKVIFIFVSLLLISCGKDPVPKPYGELRLEYPAPKYQKFENNCAYTFEYSDFANITAAKKPCWYYLNYPKMKAKVFVTYYPIQNDFAQHIKEAEKMVYEHTIKASSIDTKSFEYPEKKVYGNFYELKGQSASNLQFYITDSTKHFVTAYLYFNTRPKPDSLAPAVNYIKNDMKHLLDSFEWKK, encoded by the coding sequence ATGATTAAAAAAGTCATTTTTATTTTTGTATCACTGCTTTTAATTTCATGTGGAAAAGACCCGGTTCCGAAACCGTACGGAGAGCTGCGTCTGGAATATCCGGCTCCGAAATATCAAAAGTTTGAAAACAACTGTGCCTATACTTTCGAATATTCGGATTTTGCCAATATTACAGCTGCGAAAAAACCTTGCTGGTATTACCTGAACTATCCTAAAATGAAGGCAAAGGTTTTCGTAACCTACTATCCGATACAGAATGACTTTGCTCAACACATCAAGGAAGCAGAAAAAATGGTATATGAGCATACCATCAAAGCCAGTTCTATAGACACGAAATCCTTTGAATACCCCGAAAAGAAGGTATACGGGAACTTCTATGAACTGAAAGGACAGAGTGCTTCCAATCTTCAGTTTTACATTACAGACAGCACAAAACACTTTGTGACTGCTTACTTATACTTTAATACGAGACCGAAACCGGACTCTCTGGCTCCTGCAGTAAACTATATCAAGAATGATATGAAACACCTGCTGGACTCTTTTGAATGGAAAAAATAA
- a CDS encoding SRPBCC family protein, with amino-acid sequence MKHKLFREQQLNCDLKTAWKFFSSANNLSEITPKDMGFTLVTEMEDDEIYEGMLIDYYVSPLFGIKMKWQTEITHIDFQKSFIDFQKKGPYKLWKHHHEFIPNDEGVLMRDTTDYELPMGFLGEIAHSLFVKKKLDYIFDYRFRVLSKVF; translated from the coding sequence ATGAAACATAAGCTTTTCCGTGAACAGCAACTGAACTGTGATCTAAAAACCGCATGGAAGTTTTTTTCCTCAGCCAATAACCTTTCGGAAATAACTCCAAAAGATATGGGATTCACATTAGTAACAGAAATGGAAGATGATGAAATTTATGAAGGAATGCTCATTGATTACTATGTTTCACCATTATTTGGAATTAAAATGAAATGGCAGACTGAAATTACGCATATAGATTTTCAGAAAAGTTTTATAGATTTCCAAAAAAAAGGGCCTTACAAATTATGGAAACATCATCATGAGTTTATTCCCAACGATGAAGGCGTTTTAATGAGAGATACTACAGATTATGAACTGCCAATGGGCTTCCTGGGAGAAATTGCCCATTCTTTATTCGTGAAAAAGAAACTGGATTATATCTTTGATTATCGTTTCAGGGTACTGAGTAAAGTATTTTAA
- a CDS encoding peptidylprolyl isomerase, with protein sequence MTNKLKITYLLGIFIMIFSSNMMNAQLKPGDLVDGIAAVIGNEIVLESDVTEQMNYGKQQGATNTDKCEFLESLINNKLLVYEAKKDTLIENRSAAIKEQANQKYRQLLSQFPDEKTLLAAYKFRNSYEMKNAIEKIDTDQYYGQAKYQRVTEKADVTPNEVTDFYNMYKMQLPQVKDEVTLAQIMMYPKLTEAHKQDLINRLKKIKQDILGGETFESQARIYSEDEGSASNGGLYKNINKGQMVKPFEAAALNLQENEISDPVESEFGYHIIQLLKRSGKVYDARHILLKATPTDEELKTAKAKLDSIRGLIIDGKMTFKDAAFKFSDDKRTKFNAGIIPGGDGSDKIERESIPGTISYELAGLNKGDITTAFEDEDNRRKAVKIIKVEDVIPAHQITLETDFSRIKQMALNKKKNEMVEKFVNSKLPTTFISIDGRYDNCNFKSNWKKESIKK encoded by the coding sequence ATGACAAATAAACTAAAAATCACTTATCTTCTTGGGATTTTCATCATGATATTTTCATCCAATATGATGAATGCCCAGCTAAAACCGGGAGATTTAGTGGATGGTATTGCTGCTGTAATCGGAAATGAAATTGTTTTGGAATCTGATGTTACAGAGCAGATGAATTATGGAAAACAACAGGGAGCTACCAACACAGACAAATGTGAGTTCCTTGAAAGCCTCATCAACAATAAACTTCTTGTATACGAAGCAAAAAAGGATACGCTAATTGAAAACCGTTCCGCAGCGATCAAAGAACAGGCTAATCAGAAATACCGTCAGTTGCTTTCTCAATTTCCGGATGAAAAAACATTATTAGCTGCTTATAAGTTCAGGAATTCTTATGAAATGAAAAACGCTATCGAGAAAATCGATACGGATCAGTATTATGGTCAGGCAAAATATCAGAGAGTTACAGAAAAAGCAGACGTTACCCCTAATGAAGTAACTGATTTTTATAATATGTATAAAATGCAGCTGCCACAGGTAAAAGACGAAGTTACTTTAGCGCAGATCATGATGTATCCTAAATTAACGGAAGCCCATAAGCAGGATCTTATTAACAGACTTAAAAAAATCAAGCAGGATATTCTTGGCGGGGAAACTTTTGAAAGCCAGGCAAGAATCTACTCTGAAGATGAAGGTTCAGCTTCCAATGGTGGATTATATAAAAACATCAATAAAGGACAGATGGTGAAGCCATTTGAGGCTGCAGCATTAAACCTTCAGGAAAATGAAATCTCAGATCCTGTTGAATCTGAATTCGGATACCACATTATTCAGCTATTGAAGAGATCAGGGAAAGTATATGATGCAAGACACATCCTACTGAAAGCTACTCCTACAGATGAAGAGCTTAAAACAGCGAAAGCTAAGCTGGACAGCATCAGGGGTCTTATTATAGACGGGAAGATGACGTTTAAAGATGCAGCATTCAAGTTCTCAGATGATAAAAGAACTAAATTCAATGCAGGTATTATTCCTGGTGGAGACGGTTCTGATAAAATTGAAAGAGAAAGCATCCCCGGAACAATCAGTTACGAGTTGGCAGGTCTGAATAAAGGAGATATCACTACTGCTTTTGAAGATGAAGACAACAGAAGAAAAGCTGTTAAAATCATTAAAGTGGAAGACGTAATTCCTGCACACCAGATTACTCTGGAAACAGATTTCAGCCGAATCAAGCAGATGGCTCTCAATAAAAAGAAAAATGAAATGGTTGAGAAATTTGTCAACTCTAAGTTGCCAACCACTTTCATCTCCATAGACGGACGTTACGATAACTGTAATTTCAAATCGAACTGGAAGAAAGAATCAATCAAAAAATAA
- a CDS encoding DUF5458 family protein yields the protein MDSKLQAQESQQQGQQQRAGQPKGNPLAELNKIGGFGFVESVVDGIANMNPTRKARKEIFLNDSNKAEERKELLQKINLWVSLLEGNESADKMAETCKNKAQQADQNLKKNLKNTLDAVRLLETNYRTVAQFYKNTELDKVDNVSIVNASLEQVSDLDNPLFIDAIAEEFKNYYDRLDLRDNYSILAIPGYLGSNKVIEKWAKICNENKVMMVTDFANLDKPDDVVDLFHSANLTGGELHRSNVIMTCNWLVGRGKAEEVGEEENVELPPSTSLAGKIHKTLMSQVAAGKKHGNINEVDAVKFELKKSEISQLEKMGLVPMVNEYGKIMAFSAKTLFTGDNIGLQTYSVVRVFDYVTKVLLDFLNRRAFENWNAKNEDDLRRQIVTFLDNIKGPDKLIEKFKIVRFEQDRVNKDRVWLDIRMTPYFPTKSFVIKLDGHKGDDGNEWDAEYAQE from the coding sequence ATGGATAGCAAATTACAGGCGCAAGAAAGCCAGCAGCAGGGACAGCAGCAACGTGCAGGGCAGCCGAAGGGTAACCCGCTTGCAGAGCTCAATAAAATAGGAGGTTTTGGCTTTGTTGAATCCGTTGTAGACGGTATCGCCAATATGAACCCTACAAGAAAAGCAAGGAAAGAGATCTTCCTTAACGATAGCAATAAAGCAGAAGAAAGAAAAGAACTTCTTCAGAAGATCAATCTTTGGGTAAGCCTTTTAGAAGGTAATGAATCTGCTGATAAAATGGCTGAAACTTGCAAAAATAAAGCACAACAGGCTGATCAGAATTTAAAGAAAAACCTTAAAAATACACTGGATGCAGTTCGTCTGTTGGAAACGAACTACAGAACGGTAGCCCAATTCTACAAAAATACAGAACTGGATAAAGTAGATAATGTAAGTATTGTTAATGCAAGTCTTGAACAGGTTTCAGACTTAGACAATCCTTTATTTATTGATGCCATTGCTGAAGAATTCAAAAATTACTACGACCGTTTAGACCTTAGAGATAACTACTCAATCCTTGCTATCCCTGGATATTTGGGATCTAATAAAGTGATTGAAAAGTGGGCTAAAATCTGTAACGAGAACAAAGTAATGATGGTTACAGACTTTGCCAATCTTGATAAACCGGATGATGTAGTAGACTTATTCCATTCTGCAAACCTTACAGGTGGTGAACTTCACAGAAGTAACGTTATCATGACGTGTAACTGGCTGGTAGGACGTGGAAAAGCTGAAGAAGTAGGAGAAGAAGAAAACGTAGAGCTTCCACCTTCCACTTCATTAGCAGGAAAAATCCATAAAACACTGATGTCTCAGGTAGCAGCAGGTAAAAAACATGGTAACATCAACGAGGTAGATGCTGTAAAATTCGAATTGAAGAAAAGTGAAATCTCTCAATTGGAAAAAATGGGTCTTGTACCAATGGTGAACGAATATGGTAAAATTATGGCTTTCTCTGCAAAGACACTATTTACAGGAGACAATATCGGTCTTCAGACCTATTCCGTAGTTCGTGTATTCGACTATGTAACTAAAGTATTACTGGACTTCCTGAACAGAAGAGCATTCGAAAACTGGAATGCGAAAAACGAAGACGATTTGAGAAGACAAATTGTAACATTCCTTGACAATATCAAAGGACCAGACAAGTTGATCGAGAAATTCAAGATCGTACGTTTCGAGCAGGATAGAGTAAACAAAGACAGAGTGTGGCTTGATATCCGCATGACCCCTTATTTCCCTACAAAAAGTTTCGTTATTAAGCTAGACGGACACAAAGGAGATGATGGTAACGAATGGGATGCAGAATACGCTCAGGAATAA